From a region of the Candidatus Brocadia sp. genome:
- a CDS encoding ABC transporter ATP-binding protein — MSNTVIKVENLSKKYILSHQKQERYTALRDVISDKFRGIKEKIVSPFTFHRSHFADPTHEEFWALKEVSFEINQGDRVGIIGRNGAGKTTLLKILSRITEPTTGRVTIKGRVASLLEVGTGFHPELTGRENIFLNGAVLGMSKAEIKKKFDEIVAFAEVEKFLDTPVKRYSSGMYVRLAFAVAAHLEPEILIVDEVLAVGDAQFQKKCLGKMGDVSAKEGRTVLFVSHNMLAIQNLCGTAIMLDKGQVIVNEKAGTVIEKYLFRLESSSNVALLKRKDRHGTGIIRFTSVLFKNEKGDSINALYSGQNVKLIFNFENRINGDLKNVSIAIGIDDYLAGRITVLGNAIQNETFEIVKSDETYFELNIIRLPLVPGTYSFTIYCTINGEVADWVQNAGFFSVEAGDYYDSGKLPPLEQGTFLMDYHFKISAQV; from the coding sequence GTGAGCAATACGGTAATCAAGGTTGAAAATTTAAGCAAGAAATATATCCTTTCCCATCAAAAACAGGAACGCTATACAGCTTTGCGGGATGTGATTAGTGATAAGTTCAGAGGTATTAAGGAAAAAATCGTTTCACCTTTTACCTTTCACCGCTCACATTTCGCCGATCCCACACATGAAGAGTTCTGGGCTTTGAAAGAGGTATCGTTTGAGATTAACCAGGGAGACCGGGTCGGGATTATTGGTCGCAACGGCGCCGGGAAAACGACGCTGCTGAAGATATTAAGCCGGATTACCGAGCCAACAACCGGACGGGTTACCATAAAAGGCAGGGTAGCAAGCCTGCTTGAGGTTGGCACCGGATTTCATCCTGAATTAACCGGACGGGAAAACATATTCCTGAACGGCGCTGTCCTCGGAATGAGCAAGGCGGAAATTAAAAAAAAGTTTGACGAGATTGTTGCCTTTGCAGAAGTTGAGAAGTTTCTCGATACTCCGGTTAAAAGATACTCTTCGGGAATGTATGTTCGTTTGGCTTTTGCCGTTGCCGCCCACCTCGAGCCGGAGATCCTCATCGTTGATGAGGTGTTGGCCGTGGGCGATGCCCAGTTCCAGAAGAAGTGTTTGGGGAAGATGGGGGATGTGTCCGCAAAAGAAGGCCGGACGGTGCTGTTTGTGAGCCATAATATGCTGGCAATTCAGAATCTATGCGGTACAGCTATTATGTTGGATAAAGGTCAAGTTATTGTAAATGAGAAAGCAGGGACTGTTATTGAAAAATATCTATTCCGCTTAGAATCATCCTCTAATGTAGCTCTGTTAAAAAGAAAAGATAGGCATGGTACGGGCATAATCCGATTTACCTCTGTTCTTTTTAAAAATGAAAAAGGAGATTCCATTAATGCTCTTTACAGTGGACAAAATGTTAAATTAATATTTAATTTTGAAAATAGAATAAATGGAGATTTAAAGAACGTTAGTATTGCAATAGGCATTGATGATTATTTGGCAGGAAGAATTACAGTTCTTGGTAACGCGATCCAAAACGAGACGTTCGAAATCGTTAAGTCAGATGAAACATATTTTGAGTTGAATATAATAAGATTACCACTTGTGCCAGGAACTTATAGTTTTACAATTTATTGCACCATAAACGGAGAAGTGGCAGATTGGGTTCAAAATGCTGGCTTTTTCAGTGTTGAAGCCGGTGACTACTATGATTCTGGTAAACTACCCCCCTTGGAACAGGGCACTTTTTTGATGGATTATCATTTTAAAATATCTGCACAGGTGTAA